The sequence below is a genomic window from Sneathiella sp. P13V-1.
AGCTTGCCAAAAACATAAGGTTCTACTTCATGATCAGTGCCCATTCTGTTCCGCTCCAGTAGCCCCTCATCGATTTGACTTTCGAAACCGCATAATCCCAGAACCGCTTGATTTCCGGCTTTGCAGTTTCTGTAAGGGAAATTTGGCTGCCGCAAACACTGTATTGGCTGAAAAAGAACATCTCAGCTTCGCGATCAAGTTTACCAACAGCTTTTCTGATGGCCGTGTAACACTTAGTGATGGCACCTGCGTGAATGCATTTGAATTTTTTGAGTTTGCGCGTGAACTATTGAAAATTCTTTTACAGCATGAGGTTAAGGTCAAAAAATTTAGAGATCTTGTATGGAAGACCTACTCAAAACCAGAAGACCTTGATAATGCTAAGCAGGTTGAGATGATGAGAGTAAAGGCTCGTTCTTTAGGGCTCCAACTTGTTTATAACATTCTGGAAGATTGGCCCGCCAGATATAAAGATATACTGTCACGCTCACGTGTTTCACCAAGTCTGGTTACCAAAGAGCTTGGATACCCACTACAGTGGCTCCCTTAGAGGACAGTTTACCCCTTCTCCAATGTCATCCCAAATGTAAAATCTTCCTGTAACTTCTCGATCCTCAATCCGTGGCGACGTTCCTTGCATATGACTTAAACCCAGAGCTCTACATTGCGTCCATTCCCGATAGGACTTGCCGAATCCCTCTTCCAAGGCACTCAGGCGAACGCCACGTCCCATCTGGGAGAGTTTGGCAACCTGCCTGCCATCAGTGATGATTGCGCCCTGCCCTTTGGGCATAAGGGTGTATCCTTTCGCGCCCAGCCGATCTTCAAGGTCTTTCCAACTGGCGGCTTCGGAAAAATCAACGCCGATCAGGTCTCGAAGGTCTTTGAGCTGAGACTTCTCGAACGGGATATCCGGAACACGATTTTCCTTCAGGGCTTGTTGGAGCTCTCCCTCCGAAGGTTTCGGCCCTTCGATATCCAGATCGTCACGCTCAATCCGTTCCTTCACGCGCTCCAGGTCGCGCTCAAAGTCCACGCCCCAATGATCCACAAGATCGAGACCGAGCTCCCGTTCCTCGTCCGCCAGCACCTTGTTGATCCGCTGCCAGTCCCGAGACGTAGACCATGCCCGGCCCGTTTCAGGGTCAATGCGGTTGACCAGAATATGGATGTGCTTATGGCCCGTGTCGTTGTGGGCATAGATGGCCGCTTGGTGATTCTCCAGCCCGAGTTCCTTTAGCAGCCGGTCGGCAATGCGCTCCATCTTCTCCCGGTCCAGATTCGGGGCGTCCTCTTTCGTCCAGGATACTGGTAGATGCAAAACCGGTTTCTTGGTTCGTGATGACAGGTTGGCCGTTGCCCGCATGATCCGCCCGATCTCTTTCGCGTCACCCTGCGCGTCGAGCCTGCCGAGATTGCGCGTCGAGCTCCATTCTACCCGCTCCGGATTCTTCCTTTGTCGCCCCCTGGTCAGATATGACAGGCATCCCCTGAAGCCATTTCCATAGATGGGTTTGCCGATCACCGCCCTGCCTCACTTCTTGGTCGCGGCTTCTTCGATAGCGCGAAGGGTGGTCAGCACATGGCCCAGGCAGTCTTGTATCTCCGCATTGGAAATTTCCCGCCCCATATTGGCG
It includes:
- a CDS encoding relaxase/mobilization nuclease domain-containing protein; the protein is MIGKPIYGNGFRGCLSYLTRGRQRKNPERVEWSSTRNLGRLDAQGDAKEIGRIMRATANLSSRTKKPVLHLPVSWTKEDAPNLDREKMERIADRLLKELGLENHQAAIYAHNDTGHKHIHILVNRIDPETGRAWSTSRDWQRINKVLADEERELGLDLVDHWGVDFERDLERVKERIERDDLDIEGPKPSEGELQQALKENRVPDIPFEKSQLKDLRDLIGVDFSEAASWKDLEDRLGAKGYTLMPKGQGAIITDGRQVAKLSQMGRGVRLSALEEGFGKSYREWTQCRALGLSHMQGTSPRIEDREVTGRFYIWDDIGEGVNCPLREPL